The Nostoc sp. 'Peltigera membranacea cyanobiont' N6 genome contains the following window.
GGCAAAAACGCAGAAGCAAAACCTTTATTTGATAGTGCCGCAGCTTTAGCACCTGCTCAGTACAAAGACGAAATTAAAAAGGCAGCAACTGCTTCCCTCATTCCTAATCGGGCTGCATCTCCCGCACCTTCATTGAAAAGTACTCCGAAGTAGGGAATTGGGAATTGAGTATAGTTATTCTCCTTGTCCCCCTTGTCCCCCTGCTCCCTTGCTTCTTCCCCTTACGCTCCCTCAATGGCAGCAACGACACCAAAGACTAAAAATAAGCATCCGCCAACAAAGGTGATTTGACGCTCAGAAATGCGTCCGGCAATCATTTTGCCGCCGATAACTGCGATCGCTGCACAAATGGCATGTCCTAAAATTGCACCTATTGTCACTCCAATTGGATTATTACCTGCGGCTAGGGCAATGGTAGCAATTTGGGTGCGATCGCCCCACTCTGCCATAAATGTCAATATAAAGGCTTCTATGACAATTGCTAAGGGAGTCTTTTGTTTTGGTAACTCCAAATCTGCTTTTTTCACCGCAGCTTCGGCTTCTTCTACAACTTCTGGATCGGAAGTGGCAGACATTTTACTAGCGTCATATAACAGCTTGATACCAAAGGCAATAAACAAAGCTATTTCGGCGTAATGAATATAAACTTTTGGCAACAGAGATACTGCTTGTCCAAATAGCACCGAAAGGATTGTCATCGCAGCTAAAGCAGCTGTCACCCCGACAAACACCAGCCGCCGAGGATGGTGCATCGCCAAAATCACGGCAATAAAAAATGTTTTATCGCCTAGTTCGGAAATTGTAATTAATAATAAACCTGCGGTAAAAGCTGTTAACACTCTATCAAGCTCCTGAAGAATCGTTTACCGATGTGAAGCTTGATGAGAACCAAAAGACCTCACCAAGTTTACACTTTTCGGTGTGAACTTAGTGAAGGTCTCGCTTTCAAATATTTACTTGCCATCTGAACCAGGCTCATCGCCAGTATGTTGATTCAGATGTACTGGCTTTTTATGTTTTTTGCCAGCAGCTACTCCCCTTCAATTTGATTTTAATTGTACATCTGTTAAAGGTGCAAGTCAAGGAAACTAGTTACACAGCAAAGTTAGGCAATCAAAGTAATGTTTGCATTAGCAAGCATTGCCTAATTCGAGAAGTGGGCTATCTTAACTTGTGCTGTACCACCAACTCCATCTTTATCAAAGAATAGGTTTCCCGTACTTCGATCGTAGATGAAGCGATCGCCTGTTGTTCTCGCACTAGTCCCAAGTCGGAACAAACCCGAATCGAGTATCGTATCCTGAGATTGTCCCAGTCCGAATTCTGCCTTGGAAATGAAAATAGTACCATTTCCAATAGTAAGATTAGCGATGATATCATGACCTCTGGTGTGGGCATTAGTCAGTTTAAAACTATGTTGCTCAGTTTCACCGAGGAGTACATCCTCACCTACGCCACCAAATAAGGTGCCATTGCCCAAACCACCAATGAGATTGTCACTTTCTATATCACCATTTAATTCGTTTGTAGTGATGCTGTCGTTAAAAGTGGTGGAAGCATCATTGCTATTAACCACTGTCAGGGCAAAAACATCGCTGACATCTGTGGTTCCATCACTAGCGATAACTTTGATGTTGAGGCTAGCAACGCTGTCATTTGTGGGAGTACCGCTCAAAGTAGTACCGTTCCAAGTCAACCAACTGGGGATTGATTCGCCATTTTCTAGGGTGGCGCTGTAG
Protein-coding sequences here:
- a CDS encoding TMEM165/GDT1 family protein gives rise to the protein MLTAFTAGLLLITISELGDKTFFIAVILAMHHPRRLVFVGVTAALAAMTILSVLFGQAVSLLPKVYIHYAEIALFIAFGIKLLYDASKMSATSDPEVVEEAEAAVKKADLELPKQKTPLAIVIEAFILTFMAEWGDRTQIATIALAAGNNPIGVTIGAILGHAICAAIAVIGGKMIAGRISERQITFVGGCLFLVFGVVAAIEGA